The Bradysia coprophila strain Holo2 chromosome II, BU_Bcop_v1, whole genome shotgun sequence genome has a segment encoding these proteins:
- the LOC119068826 gene encoding uncharacterized protein LOC119068826 isoform X3 yields MEAAISEELQKINTMKLIINFFTRGLKNYIEETSVADDEMLILLYQLTDCIEDFVSDAKVIIINHKVDSVTENLSCENVFECLACHVQLGKTYSSVVNHIHTVKHTTKVDQNTLQPSAPTSPVTKQNFPPKRYFGLSPSLYDDGSQSLQPLTFQELKSRISQDVQLDNDLTMRLNLTNPNGEPFLPPLPYNPFPLLPIGLSNYLQQNQPLVPPPLFPVRQPIDSRAPGQPIVGRAPGQPIVGRAHRLSANPSQGALNTGNTNNPSFGPPMNLNPGQGNRALDFGRNNNTPHGPAFNPRNGLFDFGSNARLDGSTTVYKQVVPPNGAAIAKMNATSTSNFPRNMKHTNEKSVPPAVEKKRKKRKKTKILDENTKSLNAAAKAFLQQDFEREVMQYIDDAKILTDERLYGDIAGNLLACCTEMNLTAEVRCFGSRINGVGTYESDVDLNISVYDCILSANTFLKRLEKVLSSKASWTNVLFIRSRVSVVRARFDNELDCDITFNNDLAMANTKLIKYFYHIQPECHKLAVFLRLLAMKSKLYPYINMYTLNLLVFFYFQDVGYLPNVVDLIEKSSSRYWPTDFTEKSLEELSIRVNNEKFIDICIGFMDFYANHVDFGSNVLSIFTGRSIPSSLFGTTDYQKISHCYDGLLQYMKDDPSAAVVIAQNFRMPISVQDPFAHDHNVSRCLGKSILQQFKDCCKQTREILLKHPVSAAEKSLGSEKVVVLKRRTTVPRSSPLKSNSAMESSSALESSSTLKSSSALESNSASKKISILKKNSVSNNISVLENDSAVENNSTVENKNNPVVKKKSAVKNKSAVKNKSAVKNNSAVKNNSSTERNPALESTSALESTSALESTSALESNTALKSRSASKKISIAEVLAALEKNSVKNNSALENNSALENNSAVKNKSAVKNNSAVKNKSALNNNSSAESNSASKKISVSEVIAALEKNSVSDNISVVENIIDLGNSSTVENNSAAENNSGVERRSALESNSALESNSALESSSALKSSSALKSSSVLKSRSASKKISFSEVLAALEKNSVSDNMSVVENIIDLGNNSTLENNSAAENNSNVETSSALESNSALESSSALKSNSALESSSALKSSSALKSSSTSKKISVSEVLAALEKNSVSDNMSVVENIIDLGNDSTLENNSAAENNSGVERRSALESNSALESSSALKSSTALKSSSVLKSRSASKKISISEVLAALEKNSVSDNITVVENIIDLGNNSSAENNSAAENNSLTGNNSASDNCLISDNTSDVEKNSSANRTFKTAQL; encoded by the exons atggagGCAGCAATTTCTGAGGAGCTGCAAAAG ATAAACACTATGAAGCTGATCATCAATTTCTTCACAAGGGGATTGAAGAATTACATTGAAGAAACGAGCGTTGCTGACGATGAAATGCTCATTCTTCTCTACCAGCTTACCGATTGTATTGAAGATTTTGTTTCGGATGCAAAAGTCATCATAATCAATCACAAGGTCGACTCGGTCACCGAAAATTTGTCTTGTGAAAATGTATTCGAATGTCTTGCCTGCCATGTACAATTAGGGAAAACATACTCTAGCGTTGTGAACCATATCCACACTGTGAAACACACTACAAAGGTAGATCAAAACACGCTTCAGCCGAGCGCGCCAACGAGTCCTGTAACAAAGCAAAATTTCCCGCCGAAACGTTACTTTGGATTGAGCCCAAGCCTGTATGACGACGGTAGTCAATCATTACAGCCACTTACATTCCAAGAattgaaaagtagaatttcGCAAGATGTCCAGCTGGATAATGATTTGACAATGAGGCTAAATTTAACTAATCCGAATGGTGAACCTTTTCTACCGCCGCTTCCATATAATCCATTTCCGCTTCTACCGATTGGTTTAAGTAATTATCTCCAACAAAACCAACCACTCGTACCGCCGCCACTTTTTCCGGTACGACAACCGATTGATAGCCGAGCCCCAGGACAACCAATTGTTGGTCGAGCCCCTGGACAACCAATTGTTGGTCGAGCCCATAGACTATCGGCGAATCCAAGTCAGGGAGCTCTAAATACTGGCAACACTAACAACCCATCGTTCGGCCCACCGATGAATCTGAATCCAGGTCAGGGCAATAGAGCTTTAGACTTCGGTAGAAATAACAACACACCACATGGACCAGCGTTTAATCCACGTAATGGACTTTTTGACTTTGGCAGCAACGCGCGTCTCGACGGATCGACAACCGTCTACAAGCAAGTTGTTCCACCCAATGGAGCTGCTATTGCAAAAATGAATGCCACTTCAACGAGCAATTTCCCCCGAAACATGAAACATACTAACGAAAAGTCCGTTCCACCTGCTGTtgagaaaaaacgaaaaaaacgcAAGAAGACAAAAATCCTCGACGAGAACACGAAATCTTTGAATGCTGCGGCAAAAGCGTTTCTTCAACAAGATTTCGAGCGTGAAGTAATGCAATATATCGACGATGCTAAGATACTGACTGATGAACGGTTATACGGCGACATAGCAGGCAATTTACTAGCTTGTTGCACGGAGATGAATCTTACCGCTGAGGTACGATGCTTTGGGTCCAGAATCAATGGCGTAGGGACATATGAGTCAGATGTGGATTTAAACATTTCAGTATATG ATTGCATTCTCTCCGCCAACACTTTCTTGAAACGACTAGAGAAAGTTCTGAGTTCAAAAGCGTCCTGGACCAACGTGTTGTTCATTCGATCACGCGTGTCGGTAGTACGAGCCCGCTTTGACAACGAACTCGATTGTGATATTACATTTAACAATGATCTTGCCATGGCTAACACAAaactgataaaatatttttatcacattCAGCCAGAAT GTCATAAATTGGCTGTCTTCCTCAGACTATTGGCtatgaaatcgaaattgtaTCCATACATCAACATGTACACCCTAAATCTCCTCGTTTTCTTCTACTTCCAAGACGTTGGCTATTTGCCAAATGTTGTggatttgattgaaaaatcatcatcgaGAT ATTGGCCCACGGACTTTACCGAAAAATCTTTGGAAGAACTGTCAATCAGAGTAAACAACGAAAAGTTCATCGACATATGCATTGGTTTCATGGACTTCTATGCCAATCATGTAGATTTTGGAAGCAACGTACTATCAATTTTCACCGGCCGATCCATACCCAGCTCTTTATTCGGAACGACTGATTACCAAAAAATAAGCCACTGTTACGATGG ATTGCTGCAATATATGAAAGATGATCCGTCAGCTGCAGTGGTCATAgcacaaaattttagaatGCCAATCAGTGTGCAAGATCCATTCGCACATGATCACAATGTCAGTCGATGTCTGGGAAAGTCAATTCTTCAACAGTTCAAAGATTGCTGTAAACAGACGCGCGAAATTTTGCTCAAGCATCCTGTCTCAGCGGCCGAGAAAAGTTTAGGTTCAGAGAAAGTGGTAGTTTTGAAGAGACGTACAACCGTGCCGAGGAGCTCACCTTTAAAGAGTAACTCAGCTATGGAGAGCAGTTCAGCTTTGGAAAGCAGCTCGACTTTGAAGAGCAGCTCTGCTTTGGAGAGCAACTCAGCTTCAAAGAAAATCTCAATTTTGAAGAAGAATTCAGTTTCGAATAACATCTCAGTTTTGGAGAATGACTCAGCAGTGGAAAACAATTCAACTGTGGAAAACAAGAACAACCCAGTTGTGAAGAAAAAGTCAGCTGTGAAGAACAAGTCAGCTGTGAAGAACAAGTCAGCTGTGAAGAACAACTCAGCTGTGAAGAACAACTCATCTACGGAGAGAAACCCAGCTTTGGAGAGCACCTCAGCTTTGGAGAGCACCTCAGCTTTGGAGAGCACCTCAGCTTTGGAGAGCAACACAGCTTTGAAGAGCCGCTCAGCTTCAAAGAAAATCTCCATTGCGGAGGTCCTTGCAGCTTTAGAGAAGAATTCAGTT AAGAACAACTCAGCTCTGGAAAACAACTCAGCTCTGGAGAACAACTCGGCTGTGAAGAACAAGTCAGCTGTGAAGAATAACTCAGCTGTGAAGAACaagtcagctttgaataacaACTCATCTGCGGAGAGCAACTCAGCTTCAAAGAAAATCTCAGTTTCTGAGGTCATCGCAGCTTTAGAGAAAAATTCAGTTTCGGATAACATCTCAGTTGTGGAGAACATCATAGATTTAGGGAACAGCTCAACTGTAGAGAACAACTCAGCTGCAGAGAACAACTCAGGTGTGGAGAGGAGATCAGCTTTAGAGAGTAACTCAGCTTTGGAGAGTAACTCAGCTTTGGAGAGCAGCTCAGCTTTGAAGAGTAGCTCAGCTTTGAAGAGCAGTTCAGTTTTGAAGAGCCGCTCAGCTTCAAAGAAAATCTCATTTTCGGAGGTCCTCGCAGCTTTAGAGAAGAATTCAGTTTCGGATAACATGTCAGTTGTGGAGAACATCATAGATTTAGGGAACAACTCAACTTTGGAGAACAACTCAGCTGCAGAGAACAACTCAAATGTGGAGACGAGCTCAGCTTTAGAGAGCAACTCAGCTTTGGAAAGCAGCTCAGCTTTGAAGAGCAACTCAGCTTTGGAAAGCAGCTCAGCTTTGAAGAGCAGCTCAGCTTTGAAGAGCAGCTCAACATCAAAGAAAATCTCAGTTTCGGAGGTCCTCGCAGCTTTAGAGAAGAATTCAGTTTCGGATAACATGTCAGTTGTGGAGAACATCATAGATTTAGGGAACGATTCAACTTTGGAGAACAACTCAGCTGCAGAGAACAACTCAGGTGTGGAGAGGAGATCAGCTTTAGAGAGCAACTCAGCTTTGGAAAGCAGCTCAGCTTTGAAGAGTAGCACAGCTTTGAAGAGCAGTTCAGTTTTGAAGAGCCGCTCAGcttcaaagaaaatatcaatttcgGAGGTCCTCGCAGCTTTAGAGAAGAATTCAGTTTCGGATAACATCACCGTTGTGGAGAACATCATAGATTTAGGGAACAACTCATCTGCGGAAAACAACTCAGCTGCAGAGAACAACTCACTTACGGGGAACAATTCAGCTTCTGATAACTGCTTAATTTCGGATAACACCTCAGATGTTGAGAAAAACAGCTCAGCTAACAGAACTTTTAAAACAGCGCAACTATAG
- the LOC119068826 gene encoding uncharacterized protein LOC119068826 isoform X2 yields MEAAISEELQKINTMKLIINFFTRGLKNYIEETSVADDEMLILLYQLTDCIEDFVSDAKVIIINHKVDSVTENLSCENVFECLACHVQLGKTYSSVVNHIHTVKHTTKVDQNTLQPSAPTSPVTKQNFPPKRYFGLSPSLYDDGSQSLQPLTFQELKSRISQDVQLDNDLTMRLNLTNPNGEPFLPPLPYNPFPLLPIGLSNYLQQNQPLVPPPLFPVRQPIDSRAPGQPIVGRAPGQPIVGRAHRLSANPSQGALNTGNTNNPSFGPPMNLNPGQGNRALDFGRNNNTPHGPAFNPRNGLFDFGSNARLDGSTTVYKQVVPPNGAAIAKMNATSTSNFPRNMKHTNEKSVPPAVEKKRKKRKKTKILDENTKSLNAAAKAFLQQDFEREVMQYIDDAKILTDERLYGDIAGNLLACCTEMNLTAEVRCFGSRINGVGTYESDVDLNISVYDCILSANTFLKRLEKVLSSKASWTNVLFIRSRVSVVRARFDNELDCDITFNNDLAMANTKLIKYFYHIQPECHKLAVFLRLLAMKSKLYPYINMYTLNLLVFFYFQDVGYLPNVVDLIEKSSSRYWPTDFTEKSLEELSIRVNNEKFIDICIGFMDFYANHVDFGSNVLSIFTGRSIPSSLFGTTDYQKISHCYDGLLQYMKDDPSAAVVIAQNFRMPISVQDPFAHDHNVSRCLGKSILQQFKDCCKQTREILLKHPVSAAEKSLGSEKVVVLKRRTTVPRSSPLKSNSAMESSSALESSSTLKSSSALESNSASKKISILKKNSVSNNISVLENDSAVENNSTVENKNNPVVKKKSAVKNKSAVKNKSAVKNNSAVKNNSSTERNPALESTSALESTSALESTSALESNTALKSRSASKKISIAEVLAALEKNSVSDNISLLENNSAAENDSTVKNNSALENNSALENNSAVKNKSAVKNNSAVKNKSALNNNSSAESNSASKKISVSEVIAALEKNSVSDNISVVENIIDLGNSSTVENNSAAENNSALESNSALESSSALKSSSALKSSSVLKSRSASKKISFSEVLAALEKNSVSDNMSVVENIIDLGNNSTLENNSAAENNSNVETSSALESNSALESSSALKSNSALESSSALKSSSALKSSSTSKKISVSEVLAALEKNSVSDNMSVVENIIDLGNDSTLENNSAAENNSGVERRSALESNSALESSSALKSSTALKSSSVLKSRSASKKISISEVLAALEKNSVSDNITVVENIIDLGNNSSAENNSAAENNSLTGNNSASDNCLISDNTSDVEKNSSANRTFKTAQL; encoded by the exons atggagGCAGCAATTTCTGAGGAGCTGCAAAAG ATAAACACTATGAAGCTGATCATCAATTTCTTCACAAGGGGATTGAAGAATTACATTGAAGAAACGAGCGTTGCTGACGATGAAATGCTCATTCTTCTCTACCAGCTTACCGATTGTATTGAAGATTTTGTTTCGGATGCAAAAGTCATCATAATCAATCACAAGGTCGACTCGGTCACCGAAAATTTGTCTTGTGAAAATGTATTCGAATGTCTTGCCTGCCATGTACAATTAGGGAAAACATACTCTAGCGTTGTGAACCATATCCACACTGTGAAACACACTACAAAGGTAGATCAAAACACGCTTCAGCCGAGCGCGCCAACGAGTCCTGTAACAAAGCAAAATTTCCCGCCGAAACGTTACTTTGGATTGAGCCCAAGCCTGTATGACGACGGTAGTCAATCATTACAGCCACTTACATTCCAAGAattgaaaagtagaatttcGCAAGATGTCCAGCTGGATAATGATTTGACAATGAGGCTAAATTTAACTAATCCGAATGGTGAACCTTTTCTACCGCCGCTTCCATATAATCCATTTCCGCTTCTACCGATTGGTTTAAGTAATTATCTCCAACAAAACCAACCACTCGTACCGCCGCCACTTTTTCCGGTACGACAACCGATTGATAGCCGAGCCCCAGGACAACCAATTGTTGGTCGAGCCCCTGGACAACCAATTGTTGGTCGAGCCCATAGACTATCGGCGAATCCAAGTCAGGGAGCTCTAAATACTGGCAACACTAACAACCCATCGTTCGGCCCACCGATGAATCTGAATCCAGGTCAGGGCAATAGAGCTTTAGACTTCGGTAGAAATAACAACACACCACATGGACCAGCGTTTAATCCACGTAATGGACTTTTTGACTTTGGCAGCAACGCGCGTCTCGACGGATCGACAACCGTCTACAAGCAAGTTGTTCCACCCAATGGAGCTGCTATTGCAAAAATGAATGCCACTTCAACGAGCAATTTCCCCCGAAACATGAAACATACTAACGAAAAGTCCGTTCCACCTGCTGTtgagaaaaaacgaaaaaaacgcAAGAAGACAAAAATCCTCGACGAGAACACGAAATCTTTGAATGCTGCGGCAAAAGCGTTTCTTCAACAAGATTTCGAGCGTGAAGTAATGCAATATATCGACGATGCTAAGATACTGACTGATGAACGGTTATACGGCGACATAGCAGGCAATTTACTAGCTTGTTGCACGGAGATGAATCTTACCGCTGAGGTACGATGCTTTGGGTCCAGAATCAATGGCGTAGGGACATATGAGTCAGATGTGGATTTAAACATTTCAGTATATG ATTGCATTCTCTCCGCCAACACTTTCTTGAAACGACTAGAGAAAGTTCTGAGTTCAAAAGCGTCCTGGACCAACGTGTTGTTCATTCGATCACGCGTGTCGGTAGTACGAGCCCGCTTTGACAACGAACTCGATTGTGATATTACATTTAACAATGATCTTGCCATGGCTAACACAAaactgataaaatatttttatcacattCAGCCAGAAT GTCATAAATTGGCTGTCTTCCTCAGACTATTGGCtatgaaatcgaaattgtaTCCATACATCAACATGTACACCCTAAATCTCCTCGTTTTCTTCTACTTCCAAGACGTTGGCTATTTGCCAAATGTTGTggatttgattgaaaaatcatcatcgaGAT ATTGGCCCACGGACTTTACCGAAAAATCTTTGGAAGAACTGTCAATCAGAGTAAACAACGAAAAGTTCATCGACATATGCATTGGTTTCATGGACTTCTATGCCAATCATGTAGATTTTGGAAGCAACGTACTATCAATTTTCACCGGCCGATCCATACCCAGCTCTTTATTCGGAACGACTGATTACCAAAAAATAAGCCACTGTTACGATGG ATTGCTGCAATATATGAAAGATGATCCGTCAGCTGCAGTGGTCATAgcacaaaattttagaatGCCAATCAGTGTGCAAGATCCATTCGCACATGATCACAATGTCAGTCGATGTCTGGGAAAGTCAATTCTTCAACAGTTCAAAGATTGCTGTAAACAGACGCGCGAAATTTTGCTCAAGCATCCTGTCTCAGCGGCCGAGAAAAGTTTAGGTTCAGAGAAAGTGGTAGTTTTGAAGAGACGTACAACCGTGCCGAGGAGCTCACCTTTAAAGAGTAACTCAGCTATGGAGAGCAGTTCAGCTTTGGAAAGCAGCTCGACTTTGAAGAGCAGCTCTGCTTTGGAGAGCAACTCAGCTTCAAAGAAAATCTCAATTTTGAAGAAGAATTCAGTTTCGAATAACATCTCAGTTTTGGAGAATGACTCAGCAGTGGAAAACAATTCAACTGTGGAAAACAAGAACAACCCAGTTGTGAAGAAAAAGTCAGCTGTGAAGAACAAGTCAGCTGTGAAGAACAAGTCAGCTGTGAAGAACAACTCAGCTGTGAAGAACAACTCATCTACGGAGAGAAACCCAGCTTTGGAGAGCACCTCAGCTTTGGAGAGCACCTCAGCTTTGGAGAGCACCTCAGCTTTGGAGAGCAACACAGCTTTGAAGAGCCGCTCAGCTTCAAAGAAAATCTCCATTGCGGAGGTCCTTGCAGCTTTAGAGAAGAATTCAGTTTCGGATAACATCTCACTTTTGGAGAACAACTCAGCTGCGGAGAATGACTCAACTGTGAAGAACAACTCAGCTCTGGAAAACAACTCAGCTCTGGAGAACAACTCGGCTGTGAAGAACAAGTCAGCTGTGAAGAATAACTCAGCTGTGAAGAACaagtcagctttgaataacaACTCATCTGCGGAGAGCAACTCAGCTTCAAAGAAAATCTCAGTTTCTGAGGTCATCGCAGCTTTAGAGAAAAATTCAGTTTCGGATAACATCTCAGTTGTGGAGAACATCATAGATTTAGGGAACAGCTCAACTGTAGAGAACAACTCAGCTGCAGAGAACAACTCAG CTTTGGAGAGTAACTCAGCTTTGGAGAGCAGCTCAGCTTTGAAGAGTAGCTCAGCTTTGAAGAGCAGTTCAGTTTTGAAGAGCCGCTCAGCTTCAAAGAAAATCTCATTTTCGGAGGTCCTCGCAGCTTTAGAGAAGAATTCAGTTTCGGATAACATGTCAGTTGTGGAGAACATCATAGATTTAGGGAACAACTCAACTTTGGAGAACAACTCAGCTGCAGAGAACAACTCAAATGTGGAGACGAGCTCAGCTTTAGAGAGCAACTCAGCTTTGGAAAGCAGCTCAGCTTTGAAGAGCAACTCAGCTTTGGAAAGCAGCTCAGCTTTGAAGAGCAGCTCAGCTTTGAAGAGCAGCTCAACATCAAAGAAAATCTCAGTTTCGGAGGTCCTCGCAGCTTTAGAGAAGAATTCAGTTTCGGATAACATGTCAGTTGTGGAGAACATCATAGATTTAGGGAACGATTCAACTTTGGAGAACAACTCAGCTGCAGAGAACAACTCAGGTGTGGAGAGGAGATCAGCTTTAGAGAGCAACTCAGCTTTGGAAAGCAGCTCAGCTTTGAAGAGTAGCACAGCTTTGAAGAGCAGTTCAGTTTTGAAGAGCCGCTCAGcttcaaagaaaatatcaatttcgGAGGTCCTCGCAGCTTTAGAGAAGAATTCAGTTTCGGATAACATCACCGTTGTGGAGAACATCATAGATTTAGGGAACAACTCATCTGCGGAAAACAACTCAGCTGCAGAGAACAACTCACTTACGGGGAACAATTCAGCTTCTGATAACTGCTTAATTTCGGATAACACCTCAGATGTTGAGAAAAACAGCTCAGCTAACAGAACTTTTAAAACAGCGCAACTATAG